The following are from one region of the Lepeophtheirus salmonis chromosome 8, UVic_Lsal_1.4, whole genome shotgun sequence genome:
- the LOC121122662 gene encoding tyrosine-protein kinase transmembrane receptor Ror yields MWILLLIVALSHGFEMDNSIESTTTLETSTPPSKPSLRFLYPLKNVTRHVGETLKLRCDVEGHVTRFTWSFNYEVLEDKKKGRIRVKHNYDENWSQLRIKDLEPLDRGYYICEASDGTEIIRAESTVKVNPVEWISKSPFQHDDEDGIIPQTFPLDMDVGSIEFQGRSPEDFNIPSGHLTSGLPSLKPSDHSGTCQRYTGTVCSKYVGSQPVFVSQGLRQDYIEKQLQRSLTVISNSPELSDRCAKYAIPAICLSTLPLCDIQTQKPRKICRDECEVLEYDTCHKELAIVKGQPMLNHQLVLPDCKELPVIGTSGNYNCVRLGIPGVVQLIKPHGCYVGNGGDYRGTVSVTSSGRTCKPWHLSSSGLSGNSVSNKELVLELVGGHNYCRNPGGKEEQPWCYTNSPSRHMEPCGVPQCTDSSLWVYVAIPIAIAIGLTVIIILFVCFRRRGIMHRKGGLSSSGSNSPRSLITLPSSQNCSSSEMEMNSLLPNRAPLGGSSASSSSTTNPAFSIGPSKITAREFPITSIRFIQELGDGAFGKVYRGDLGGIVGGCTTSVAIKTLRQGANTKTKQDFQREIDLCTNLKHPNIVCLLGVILKDEPQCLIFEFLIKGDLHEFLVTHSPKSGDLDGGGLDPSDMSFIAIQISGGLEYLSSHHYVHRDIATRNCLVGDNLSIKISDFGLARDIYASDYYRVQTKSLLPVRWMPPESILYGKFAAESDVWSFGVLLWEIYSYGLQPYYGYSNTEVIEMIRSRQLLPCPEDCSSRMYAFMVECWHEMPSRRPTFHEIHARLRQWEGMSGHSNLSGGYQSAAHSICDTSQHSGSQHSSTGPSNNTGSTNLSNNHLYQRPFAHLMSTQSNSLPPAGMVQMASGPNGIPHTLLVGNPQNGGVHTNPSYQTTTAASIASLQMV; encoded by the exons ATGTGGATCCTGCTTCTCATCGTGGCACTGTCACATGGATTCGAAATGGATAATTCCATTGAGAGTACAACCACCTTGGAGACGAGCACTCCTCCATCCAAGCCCTCTCTTCGATTCCTTTATCCACTTAAAAATGTAACTCGTCATGTGGGAGAAACACTCAAACTCCGCTGTGATGTCGAAGGTCATGTCACTCGTTTTACTTGGAGTTTCAATTACGAAGTCCTTGAAGACAAAAAGAAGGGGCGGATACGAGTCAAGCACAACTATGATGAAAATTGGTCTCAGTTGCGTATAAAAGACTTGGAGCCACTGGACCGTGGCTATTACATCTGTGAGGCAAGTGATGGCACAGAAATCATTCGTGCAGAGTCCACTGTAAAAGTGAATCCCGTAGAATGGATCTCAAAAAGTCCTTTTCAACATGATGATGAGGATGGAATTATTCCACAAACTTTTCCACTAGACATGGATGTAGGCTCCATTGAGTTTCAAGGCCGATCTCCTGAAGATTTCAATATCCCTTCAGGACACCTTACATCTGGACTTCCTTCTCTTAAGCCCAGTGATCATTCTGGTACTTGTCAACGCTATACAGGGACAGTGTGTAGCAAATATGTGGGCTCACAACCCGTATTTGTCAGTCAGGGTCTGAGACAAGACTACATTGAGAAACAGCTACAACGATCCCTTACGGTTATTTCTAATTCGCCAGAGCTATCTGATCGTTGTGCTAAATATGCTATCCCCGCTATTTGTCTCTCAACTCTGCCACTGTGTGATATTCAGACTCAAAAGCCTCGAAAG ATATGCCGGGATGAATGTGAAGTCTTAGAGTATGATACATGCCATAAAGAGCTCGCCATTGTCAAGGGGCAACCCATGCTCAACCATCAACTCGTACTCCCAGACTGCAAAGAACTCCCTGTCATCGGAACATCTGGAAATTACAATTGTGTTCGTTTAGGTATTCCAGGGGTAGTTCAACTCATAAAGCCTCATGGATGCTACGTGGGAAATGGAGGAGACTATCGAGGAACAGTCTCTGTGACTTCATCTGGACGTACATGCAAACCCTGGCATTTGAGCTCAAGTGGTTTGAGTGGGAACAGTGTGTCGAATAAAGAGCTCGTTTTAGAGCTTGTTGGTGGTCATAATTATTGCCGAAATCCAGGAGGAAAAGAAGAGCAGCCCTGGTGTTATACAAATAGTCCATC acgTCATATGGAGCCCTGCGGTGTACCTCAATGTACTGACTCCAGTCTATGGGTCTATGTCGCAATACCCATTGCTATAGCAATCGGTCTTACTGTCATCATAATACTCTTTGTCTGCTTTAGACGACGTGGAATCATGCATCGTAAAGGTGGCCTTTCGTCTTCTGGCTCCAATTCTCCACGATCACTCATTACTTTGCCATCTTCACAAAATTGCAGCTCCTCAGAAATGGAAATGAACTCCCTTCTACCCAATAGAGCTCCTCTTGGAGGATCCTCTGCGTCCTCATCCTCAACAACAAATCCAGCCTTCTCCATTGGACCCTCAAAAATAACAGCTCGTGAATTTCCTATAACGAGTATTCGATTCATTCAAGAGCTTGGAGATGGAGCCTTTGGTAAAGTGTATCGTGGGGATTTGGGCGGTATTGTTGGAGGTTGCACCACGTCTGTTGCAATCAAGACTCTTCGTCAAGGAgccaacacaaaaacaaaacaagatttCCAACGAGAAATTGATCTCTGTACTAACTTAAAGCATCCTAATATTGTGTGTCTCCTAGGAGTTATTCTCAAGGATGAACCTCAGTGcttaatatttgagtttttaatCAAAGGGGACCTTCATGAATTTTTAGTGACTCATAGCCCTAAATCCGGAGATCTAGATGGAGGAGGTCTAGATCCCAGTGATATGTCATTCATTGCAATACAGATTTCAGGTGGACTAGAGTATCTTAGTTCTCATCACTATGTTCATCGAGATATTGCAACGAGAAACTGCCTCGTGGGAGATAATCTCTCCATCAAAATTTCAGACTTTGGGTTAGCCAGAGACATTTACGCATCAGATTATTATAGAGTACAAACTAAATCCCTTCTTCCTGTTCGATGGATGCCTCCAGAGAGTATTTTATACGGTAAATTTGCAGCAGAGTCTGACGTATGGTCATTTGGTGTATTATTGTGGGAAATCTATAGCTATGGACTGCAGCCCTATTACGGATATAGTAATACAGAAGTTATAGAAATGATTCGCTCACGACAACTCCTACCTTGTCCAGAGGACTGTTCATCACGCATGTACGCTTTTATGGTAGAATGTTGGCATGAAATGCCCTCTCGCCGACCTACTTTCCATGAAATACATGCAAGACTTCGTCAATGGGAAGGCATGAGTGGTCATTCAAATCTTTCAGGAGGGTATCAAAGCGCAGCGCACAGTATTTGTGATACCTCTCAACACAGTGGCTCTCAACACTCCTCTACGGGTCCATCGAACAATACTGGCTCTACTAACCTCAGTAATAACCATTTATATCAAAGACCTTTTGCACATTTGATGAGCACGCAGTCCAATTCCTTACCCCCTGCTGGAATGGTTCAAATGGCAAGCGGACCAAATGGAATTCCCCATACCCTTTTAGTTGGAAATCCTCAGAACGGGGGTGTACACACAAATCCAAGTTATCAAACGACCACTGCTGCGAGCATTGCATCTTTACAAATGGTGTAA